Genomic window (Achromobacter sp. B7):
GCCAGATGCGCTTGTAGATCGCTGTTCTTGTCCATGTAGGCTTCCACCGCCGGATAGTCGATGGCGTAGTCGGGCCAGCACGACCCGGGCCACGCACTGCCCGGCGCCACGGCGTAGGCCTGCACCATGAAGTACGGCACCAGCGTGGATTCGGGTTGCGCTTCGAACACGGCGCTGTCGACACGCTTTTCCGCCACCACCAGCACGCTGCCCGCCGCGCGCGACATGATGCGGTCCCAATGCGCGGTGCCGTGCACGCGCACATTGCCCAGCGCGTCCACCTCGGACGCCTGGATCACCGCGAAGTCGGGGCGAATCGCCGGCACCACATACGTTTTCTGATCGCTGCCGTAAGGGTCGTCCAGGCAGGCCCAGCCGTTCAATTCCGGCAGGCCGCTGCCATGCAGGCCGCCGCAGGGTTGAAACGGCACGCCGAACGCCGCCGCCCGCAAGCCCGCCGTGAGGCTGGCGCAAGCGTGTTCCTCCAGTTCGATCTGGCGCTGTTCCACCGCGCGTCGATACCAGGGCGCCAGGCCGAAATTGCCTTCCATGGCGACGATGCCCGCGCGCACGCGGCGCAGCACGCCGGCGCGGCACAGAATGTCCACGTCATACCCGGGCGATTGCTTGACCAGTTCCAGGTCGCGCTTGCCTTGCCGGATCAGCTCGCGCACGAACGCGAACGGGCCACGATGCAGAAAGCTGCCGCCCAGCGCAATCGACGCGCCATTGGGCACCAGCGCGGCCAGCTCGGCCACCGTGCACTGCTTGTTCTTTTGGTTGAATCCCGAAGCCATCGTCTTCCTCTCCCTTGCAGGTTCCTGTGCCCTTAGCGCGCTTGCAGGTAAGCCGCCACGCGGTCCTTCAAGCCGGGCGCCGCCGCAGAACGCACCAGGCGCGCCAGGTCGGCGTCGGGCGTTTCCTGGGACAGCGCGGCATACAGCTGAATGCGGCTGGCGTCGGTCAGCGCGACCGCCGTTTCCGCCGCCTGCTGTTCAACGTCGGCCCACTCCTGGGCCACAGCCAGGCGCGTCGCAAAGCCATCGCGCAGCGCTTCTTCGGCGTTGAACGTGGCCGCCTGTTCCAACACGGTGCGGGCGCGTTCGGCGCCCACCAGCGCGGCAAAGCGGCGCGTGCCCAGCACCAGTCCGAACTTCAGGCCCGGCATACGGAAGGTGGCGTCGGGCGCGCTGATGCGCCACTTGCATGCGCCGAACAGATCCACGCCCGCGCCAAAGTTGCGGCCGTGCGCCAGCGCCACCGTCAGGCACGGTGACGCGGCCAGGCGTTGCAGCAAGGTCTCGATGCGCACGAAGCGCAGCAGCAGGTCGCCTTCGCTTTGCGTCTGCCAGTCGCCAAAGTCAAAGCCGGCGCTGAAGTTCTTGCCTTCGCCCTTGATCACGATCAGCTTGGCGCCCTGCGCCTCGGCCTCGTCCAGCGCGGCGATCAGCGCGTCCACCAGCTCGGCGGACAGCGCATTCATTTTTTCAGCGCGCGTCAGCGTCAGCACATGGCGCGCGCCCTGCTTGTCGATACGCAACACGCCGCTCATGCCGGCACCCCTTTCCCGGCCGCACGCAACGCGCCCAGCACTTCGTCGTTGTGCTCGCCCAGCGCGGGCGGACGCAGGCGCAGCGCCGTGGTCTGACCATCAAAGCGCACGGGCAGGCCGAAGGTTCGCGTCTGCACGCCGTTGGGCAATTCCACGGGCTGCACCCAGCCCATGTGTTCCACCTGCGGGTCGGCCAGCACTTCGGAATAGGTGTTGATGGGCGCGCACGGCACGCCCGCCGCGCGAAAACGCGTCAACCAGGTCTGTGCGTCTTCGGTGGCGAAGATGGCTTCCAGGATTTCGCGCAGGTCCGTCTGGTGGCGGGCGCGCGCGCTGGTGTCGGTAAAGCGCGGGTCAGCCAGCAGGTCGTCGCGGCCCACGGTGGCGCATACGCTTTTCCACAAGGCCTGGTTGCCGGCCGCCATGCCGAAATAACCGGCCTTGCAACGAAACGCCTGATACGGCGCGTTGCGCGGATGGGCCGAGCCCAGCTTCACGGGGTCTTTACCGCTGCCGAAAAATTCCGACGTCTGCAACGCGGCGATGCCCAACGTGGCGCCCAGCATCGGCACATCGATGTGCGTGCCCTGCCCGCTGGCCTGCGCCGCGCGCAACGCCGACGCAATCGCAAACGCGCCGTACAGCCCGGCCGAAAAGTCGGCCACCGGCACGCCGCATTTCACGGGTTCGCCGCCGGCTTCGCCCGTCACACTCATGATGCCGCTCATGGCCTGGATGGTCAGGTCGAACCCCCCTTCTTGCGAGCGCGGCCCCGATTGGCCGTAGGCCGAGATCGAGCAATACACCAGCTTGGGATTGGCCTCGCGCAACTGCGCATAGCCCAGCCCCAGACGGTCCATCACGCCGGGCCGGTTGTTTTCGATCAGCACGTCAACGGTCTGCGCCAGTTCGCGCGCCAGTGCCAGGTCGGCGGGGTCTTTCAGGTTCAGCGTCACCGACTTTTTATTGCGGTTCAGCGACGCGAAGTTCTCGCTATAGCCGTTGGAAATGGGCGGCCAGCTGCGCAGCGTGTCGCCGCCCTCCGGGTTTTCAACCTTGATGACGTCGGCGCCCATATCCGCCAACAACATGCCGCAGAAGGGTCCCGCCGCGACGTTGCAAATTTCAAGCACGGTGATGCCGGCCAGTGCCGAACTGGGTGTCATGTCTGACCTCTCATTATGAAAATTCAATATTTGGGATGCAAAAAATAATATAAGAGCGCGGCTTTCGTCGATGGCATCATGCCTGTCGCCCGATACCAAGCGCCAGGTTTCCGCATGTTCCCTAGTGCAATCCCTAGGTGCTGCGCTTAATTGTTGACCAGCATATCACCGTGTGGAATTCTACGTAAACCATCTTTTGGAATACGAGTCCTATATTTTAGGATTTATAAAAACGAGTCGCAGCGGTGCCGGGCACGGTCGACACGGGCCGGTACACGTCTGACGGTTTGATCACACCAAGGAGAGACATTCATGAAGCAGACATGGCGCATTGCCCTGGCGGGCGCGGTACTTGCCCTGGCGGCCGCCCCGGCCCCAGCCCAGACCTGGCCGGCCAAACCGGTACGCATGGTCGTGCCCTTTCCGCCGGGCGGCGCCACCGATGCCGCGGCCCGCATCTATGCGCAGCACCTGGGAGACTTCCTGGGACAAGGCGTGGTGGTCGAAAACAAGGCGGGCGCGGGCGGCGAGATCGGCGCGGAATACGTCGCCAAGTCCGCCCCCGACGGCTACACGCTGCTGATGGGCGCGGTGGGCAGCCACGCCATCCACGCGGCCATGCCCG
Coding sequences:
- a CDS encoding CoA transferase subunit A; the encoded protein is MASGFNQKNKQCTVAELAALVPNGASIALGGSFLHRGPFAFVRELIRQGKRDLELVKQSPGYDVDILCRAGVLRRVRAGIVAMEGNFGLAPWYRRAVEQRQIELEEHACASLTAGLRAAAFGVPFQPCGGLHGSGLPELNGWACLDDPYGSDQKTYVVPAIRPDFAVIQASEVDALGNVRVHGTAHWDRIMSRAAGSVLVVAEKRVDSAVFEAQPESTLVPYFMVQAYAVAPGSAWPGSCWPDYAIDYPAVEAYMDKNSDLQAHLAAAPEAQGGNHG
- a CDS encoding enoyl-CoA hydratase/isomerase family protein, encoding MSGVLRIDKQGARHVLTLTRAEKMNALSAELVDALIAALDEAEAQGAKLIVIKGEGKNFSAGFDFGDWQTQSEGDLLLRFVRIETLLQRLAASPCLTVALAHGRNFGAGVDLFGACKWRISAPDATFRMPGLKFGLVLGTRRFAALVGAERARTVLEQAATFNAEEALRDGFATRLAVAQEWADVEQQAAETAVALTDASRIQLYAALSQETPDADLARLVRSAAAPGLKDRVAAYLQAR
- a CDS encoding CaiB/BaiF CoA-transferase family protein, giving the protein MTPSSALAGITVLEICNVAAGPFCGMLLADMGADVIKVENPEGGDTLRSWPPISNGYSENFASLNRNKKSVTLNLKDPADLALARELAQTVDVLIENNRPGVMDRLGLGYAQLREANPKLVYCSISAYGQSGPRSQEGGFDLTIQAMSGIMSVTGEAGGEPVKCGVPVADFSAGLYGAFAIASALRAAQASGQGTHIDVPMLGATLGIAALQTSEFFGSGKDPVKLGSAHPRNAPYQAFRCKAGYFGMAAGNQALWKSVCATVGRDDLLADPRFTDTSARARHQTDLREILEAIFATEDAQTWLTRFRAAGVPCAPINTYSEVLADPQVEHMGWVQPVELPNGVQTRTFGLPVRFDGQTTALRLRPPALGEHNDEVLGALRAAGKGVPA